The following are encoded together in the Juglans microcarpa x Juglans regia isolate MS1-56 chromosome 2D, Jm3101_v1.0, whole genome shotgun sequence genome:
- the LOC121249412 gene encoding uncharacterized protein LOC121249412, translated as MVVLLEPFQNFDKAQSYMQALHFDNVLSNEEVGGKIWVLWMNDLTVQIIRMTSQFLSLNIVEGQFQFLANFIYAKCNMMDGRVLWEDLRWNSLSEDPCLFAGDFNIIRTDLERRGGRSRPIAAMDDFNRWIHEGGLIDLSSHGSKFSWCNGQCGLARAWAKLDRVLFESNLMSTFPNATCSYLPRTTSDYCPMLIEFLKDPYSYGPPPFRFQQMWVEHPEFIDFVK; from the coding sequence ATGGTAGTTTTGTTGGAGCCTTTCCAGAATTTTGATAAAGCTCAATCTTACATGCAGGCTCTTCACTTCGATAATGTATTATCTAATGAAGAAGTTGGTGGGAAAATATGGGTCTTGTGGATGAATGATTTAACTGTGCAAATTATTCGGATGACATCACAGTTCTTGTCTTTAAATATAGTTGAGGGTCAGTTTCAGTTTTTGGCTAACTTTATCTATGCAAAGTGTAATATGATGGATGGGCGGGTTTTATGGGAGGACTTGAGGTGGAATAGTCTGAGTGAGGATCCTTGTTTGTTTGCTGGcgattttaacattattcgtACAGATTTGGAAAGGAGGGGTGGTAGATCAAGGCCAATAGCTGCTATGGATGATTTTAACCGATGGATTCATGAGGGTGGATTGATTGATTTAAGTTCACATGGTAGTAAattctcttggtgtaatggtcagTGTGGATTAGCTAGAGCTTGGGCTAAGCTGGATCGTGTTTTATTTGAATCTAATTTAATGTCTACTTTCCCTAATGCGACTTGTTCGTATTTACCGAGGACGACTTCGGATTATTGTCCCATGCTGATAGAATTTCTTAAGGATCCTTATTCCTATGGTCCTCCTCCATTTAgatttcagcaaatgtgggttGAGCATCCagaatttatagattttgtaaAGTAG